One window from the genome of Gemmatimonadaceae bacterium encodes:
- a CDS encoding substrate-binding domain-containing protein → MQAFRWRRRAAGALAVLVLGVGPAACRRAAEQGAGKATKTIGVSLLTREDEFYRQLEAGLRQAAAAHGYRIILNSGDRDLAKQQSQIDDFIVQHVDAIIVCPVDSKGIGPAIQRANAAKIPVFTADIAADGGQVVSHVASDNVAGGRLAAEYIAKALGDRGTVGIIGEPDVQSTIDRETGFKDALRSHPNIQVVSDLNGSGTRDHALRAADDMLQAHPTLDAIFAINDESALGALSSAQSHHADKLVIVGYDAGAEARTAIAGNTPLKADVAQQPGEIGKETIDAIADYFAGKAPPARIGVPVRIVDADSVRAMAPSAKP, encoded by the coding sequence ATGCAAGCATTCAGGTGGCGCCGCCGGGCGGCGGGCGCGCTCGCCGTTCTCGTCCTCGGCGTGGGCCCGGCGGCCTGCCGCCGCGCCGCCGAGCAGGGCGCGGGCAAGGCCACGAAGACGATTGGCGTCTCGCTGCTCACGCGCGAAGACGAGTTCTACCGGCAACTCGAAGCGGGGCTGCGACAGGCCGCCGCCGCCCATGGCTATCGCATCATCCTGAACTCGGGCGACCGCGATCTCGCCAAGCAGCAGTCGCAGATCGACGACTTCATTGTCCAGCACGTGGACGCGATCATCGTCTGCCCGGTGGACTCCAAGGGCATCGGCCCCGCCATCCAGCGCGCCAACGCCGCCAAGATCCCGGTGTTCACCGCCGACATCGCCGCCGACGGCGGGCAGGTGGTGTCGCACGTGGCCTCGGACAACGTGGCCGGCGGGCGGCTGGCCGCGGAATACATCGCCAAGGCGCTCGGCGACCGCGGGACGGTGGGCATCATCGGCGAACCCGACGTGCAGTCGACGATCGACCGCGAGACCGGGTTCAAGGATGCGCTGCGCAGCCACCCCAACATCCAGGTGGTGTCGGACCTGAACGGCTCGGGCACGCGCGATCACGCCCTCCGGGCGGCCGACGACATGCTGCAGGCGCATCCGACGCTCGACGCCATCTTCGCGATCAACGACGAGTCGGCGCTGGGCGCGCTGTCCAGCGCGCAGTCGCACCACGCGGACAAGCTGGTGATCGTGGGCTACGACGCCGGGGCGGAAGCGCGCACGGCGATCGCCGGCAACACACCGCTCAAGGCGGACGTGGCGCAGCAGCCGGGCGAGATCGGCAAGGAGACCATCGACGCGATCGCCGACTACTTCGCCGGCAAGGCGCCGCCGGCGCGGATCGGCGTGCCGGTGCGCATCGTCGATGCGGATTCGGTGCGCGCCATGGCTCCGAGCGCCAAGCCGTAG
- a CDS encoding phosphatase PAP2 family protein, translating into MGRGAGCHGSRVVGVRLIAVLLAAAPAVARAQADIARMPADSTHAAGAHAPGPLFSRRDAWIGLGFVAATAAALPLDQRVAYNLQLPQNQNEPGLVRASAVFRNIADPGTVYIGTGMYAAGLLFQNRTLADMGLHASESLAIASVAGFVLKGIVGRPLPRQRNADADSYVFGRGMRVDGNWQAFPSGHTLAVFSIASAVTAEAQDRWPSHGTLVGVLTYGVASAAGISRLYNNAHWVSDVIFGAGIGIFSGIKTVQYAHTHPGNWVDRLLLHASLAPAPGGAVAAFHFEQL; encoded by the coding sequence ATGGGGCGGGGCGCCGGTTGTCATGGGTCGCGGGTGGTGGGCGTGCGGTTGATCGCGGTACTACTCGCGGCGGCGCCCGCCGTGGCTCGCGCGCAGGCCGACATCGCGCGAATGCCCGCCGACTCGACGCATGCCGCCGGCGCGCATGCGCCTGGTCCGCTCTTCTCCCGGCGTGACGCCTGGATCGGCCTGGGCTTCGTGGCCGCCACGGCCGCCGCGCTGCCGCTGGATCAGCGCGTGGCGTACAACCTGCAACTCCCGCAGAACCAGAACGAGCCGGGCCTGGTTCGCGCCTCGGCCGTGTTCCGCAATATCGCCGATCCCGGCACGGTGTACATCGGCACCGGGATGTACGCGGCCGGCCTGCTGTTCCAGAATCGGACGCTGGCCGACATGGGGCTGCACGCCAGCGAGTCGCTCGCCATCGCGTCGGTGGCCGGGTTCGTGCTCAAGGGCATCGTGGGTCGGCCGCTGCCGCGCCAGCGCAACGCCGATGCCGACAGCTACGTGTTCGGCCGCGGCATGCGCGTGGACGGCAACTGGCAGGCGTTCCCGTCGGGCCACACGCTGGCCGTGTTCTCGATCGCGTCGGCGGTGACGGCCGAGGCGCAGGACCGGTGGCCGTCGCACGGCACGCTGGTGGGCGTGCTCACCTACGGCGTGGCCTCGGCGGCCGGAATCTCGCGGCTGTACAACAACGCGCACTGGGTGAGCGACGTCATCTTCGGGGCCGGCATCGGCATCTTCTCCGGCATCAAGACCGTGCAGTACGCGCACACGCATCCGGGCAATTGGGTGGATCGCCTGTTGCTGCACGCGTCGTTGGCGCCGGCGCCGGGCGGGGCGGTGGCAGCCTTCCACTTCGAGCAGCTCTGA
- a CDS encoding ABC transporter permease: MNAPPMRWQRVTDYMLVVATVVEAAVFAAIAPGFLSLANAVNIALSIAVTGILAVGMTAVILTAGIDLSVGSVVALTGVAGAMAASHGVLPATAALVAAVLVGVATGVVNGTLTAYLQVPAFVSTLAMLTIARGLAFIVSSGRSIGDLPPSFGALGRSVLLGIPAPVLVMVAVMLAGAFVLGRTVFGRHIYAIGGNPEAAWLAGVNTKRVIWWVYVLNGALAGVGGLTLASRLGAGVPNAGQQYELDVIAAVVVGGASLFGGRGTIGGTLWGTVFIGVLTNGLNLANVDPYVQKIALGVVIVLAVIGDEISRRKRAAG; encoded by the coding sequence ATGAACGCGCCTCCGATGCGCTGGCAGCGCGTGACCGATTACATGCTGGTGGTGGCCACGGTCGTCGAGGCGGCCGTCTTCGCGGCGATCGCGCCGGGGTTCCTGTCGCTGGCCAACGCCGTCAACATCGCGCTCAGCATCGCCGTGACGGGCATCCTCGCCGTGGGCATGACGGCGGTCATCCTCACGGCGGGGATCGATCTGTCGGTGGGGTCGGTGGTGGCGCTCACCGGCGTGGCCGGGGCGATGGCGGCGTCGCACGGCGTGCTGCCGGCCACGGCGGCGCTCGTCGCGGCCGTGCTCGTGGGCGTGGCCACCGGCGTCGTGAACGGCACGCTCACCGCGTATCTGCAGGTGCCGGCGTTCGTGTCCACCCTGGCCATGCTCACCATCGCGCGCGGGCTGGCGTTCATCGTGTCGAGCGGGCGAAGCATCGGCGATCTGCCGCCGTCGTTCGGGGCGTTGGGGCGTTCCGTGCTGTTGGGCATCCCGGCGCCGGTGCTGGTGATGGTGGCGGTCATGCTCGCGGGGGCGTTCGTGCTCGGCCGCACGGTGTTCGGCCGCCACATCTACGCCATCGGCGGAAACCCCGAGGCGGCGTGGCTGGCCGGCGTGAACACCAAGCGCGTGATCTGGTGGGTGTACGTGCTCAACGGCGCGCTGGCGGGCGTGGGCGGGTTGACGCTGGCGTCGCGGCTCGGGGCCGGCGTGCCCAACGCGGGCCAGCAGTACGAGCTGGACGTGATCGCCGCCGTGGTCGTGGGGGGCGCATCGCTGTTCGGCGGTCGCGGCACGATCGGCGGCACCCTGTGGGGCACGGTGTTCATCGGCGTGCTCACCAACGGGCTCAATCTGGCCAACGTGGATCCCTACGTGCAGAAGATCGCGCTGGGCGTGGTGATCGTACTGGCGGTGATCGGCGACGAGATCAGCCGGCGAAAGCGCGCCGCGGGATAG
- a CDS encoding sugar ABC transporter ATP-binding protein has protein sequence MELVARGLVKRYPGVLALDDVGLTVRGGEVHAVAGENGAGKSTLMKVLAGAVSPDAGTLAIDGQPVRFTSPHAAHAAGIRMIHQELSLVPQLSVAENVFLGAEPSRRGVVDRDRQSRAARAVLDRLGQTGLAADARVGDLPLAARQMTEIAKAVAARARVLIMDEPTAILAQEETDALFRVIAQLRDEGVAIIYISHRLDEIFRIADRATVLRDGRLVASAPVAELTRGDVVRLMVGRELAAGYPRAAGAPGPEVLRLEGVTSGPVRDASFHLRRGEIVGLVGLVGAGRTELARAIFGAAPLRAGAMWMDGRPYAPASPRDAIAAGVALLPEDRKRQGLVLMATIRENVALPSLSTLARGGVVDRAREGADVRRWLDALAVRTPTVDRPVQQLSGGNQQKVVLARWMLRHARLLVFDEPTRGIDIGAKAEIYGLMRRLADEGAAILMISSDLPEALGMADRLLAMRGGRIVGELTRDDATPDRVASLILGESAAA, from the coding sequence GTGGAGCTCGTGGCGCGGGGGCTGGTCAAACGGTATCCGGGAGTGCTCGCGCTGGATGACGTGGGGCTCACCGTGCGCGGCGGCGAGGTGCACGCCGTGGCGGGGGAGAACGGCGCCGGCAAGTCCACGCTCATGAAGGTGCTGGCCGGCGCGGTGTCGCCCGACGCCGGCACCCTGGCCATCGATGGGCAGCCGGTGCGGTTCACGTCGCCGCACGCCGCGCACGCGGCCGGCATCCGGATGATCCACCAGGAGTTGAGCCTCGTGCCCCAGCTCTCGGTGGCCGAGAACGTGTTTCTGGGCGCCGAGCCGTCGCGGCGCGGCGTGGTGGACCGCGACCGGCAGTCGCGCGCCGCGCGCGCCGTGCTCGACCGCCTGGGCCAGACGGGGCTCGCCGCCGACGCGCGCGTGGGCGATCTCCCGTTGGCGGCGCGCCAGATGACCGAGATCGCGAAGGCGGTGGCCGCGCGCGCCCGCGTGCTGATCATGGACGAGCCCACGGCCATCCTGGCGCAGGAAGAGACCGACGCGCTGTTCCGCGTGATCGCGCAGCTCCGCGACGAGGGGGTGGCGATCATCTACATCTCGCACCGGCTGGACGAGATCTTCCGCATCGCCGATCGCGCCACGGTGCTGCGCGACGGCCGGCTGGTGGCCAGCGCGCCCGTGGCCGAGCTCACGCGCGGCGACGTGGTGCGGCTGATGGTGGGGCGCGAGTTGGCGGCGGGGTATCCGCGGGCCGCGGGCGCCCCGGGCCCGGAGGTGTTGCGGCTGGAGGGGGTGACCTCGGGGCCGGTGCGCGACGCGTCGTTCCACCTGCGGCGCGGCGAGATCGTGGGGCTGGTGGGGCTCGTGGGCGCGGGCCGCACCGAACTGGCGCGCGCGATCTTCGGCGCGGCGCCGTTGCGGGCGGGCGCGATGTGGATGGATGGCCGGCCATACGCGCCCGCGTCGCCGCGCGACGCGATCGCGGCCGGCGTCGCGCTGCTGCCCGAGGATCGCAAGCGGCAGGGGCTGGTGCTGATGGCCACCATTCGCGAGAACGTCGCGCTGCCCTCGCTGTCCACGCTGGCGCGGGGCGGGGTGGTGGATCGCGCGCGCGAGGGCGCCGACGTGCGGCGCTGGCTCGACGCGCTCGCCGTGCGCACGCCGACGGTGGACCGGCCCGTGCAGCAGCTCTCGGGCGGCAATCAGCAGAAGGTGGTGCTGGCGCGGTGGATGCTGCGCCACGCGCGCCTGCTGGTGTTCGACGAGCCCACGCGCGGCATCGATATCGGCGCCAAGGCCGAGATCTACGGGCTGATGCGGCGCCTCGCGGACGAGGGCGCCGCGATCCTGATGATCTCGTCCGATCTGCCCGAAGCGCTGGGGATGGCGGATCGTCTCCTCGCCATGCGTGGCGGGCGCATCGTGGGCGAGCTGACGCGCGACGACGCGACGCCCGACCGGGTGGCGTCGCTGATTCTGGGCGAGAGCGCCGCCGCATGA
- a CDS encoding M20/M25/M40 family metallo-hydrolase has translation MSHLSRIAPLLLLGAALVAPLSPLVAQGESIDTAMIAKIRDVGLNHSQVMNHMVWLADVYGPRLEGSPAIERAGEWAMKTLESWGLTNVHEERFPFGKGWALVHFDAEMVAPQEQPIIAMPKAWTPGTNGPVVADVVRPDIRTEADFAKYRGTLRGKIVLTQPARTVRMLTGKIILTYTPEMIDEMMTPLPLGWKPPVRRPGPAQAFQRKLLKFYKDEGVVALLDRGMDADTVTGGSDLSWYAQHTDGGTFMVQAGGPHDASAGQGLPEITLAVEHYNRMVRILDVGVPVKMRLDVQTKFYDETTPRGFNIVGDIPGTDPVLKHQIVMIGAHFDSWHGGTGATDNGAGDAAMMEAMRILETVGAKPRRTIRIALWGGEEEGLLGSKAYAREHIGDAATGTLKPGYDTFDAYYNLDNGSGKIRGIWMEDNAAVAPIFKAFLAPFRDLGVDLFSPRPVRSTDHETFSAGFGLPSFQFVQDRLEYAARTHHTNMDVVDRVQPGDMKQMSTIVAAMAWLTAERGAMLPRNPLPKPEGTGAGGPGSK, from the coding sequence ATGTCGCATCTGTCCCGTATCGCGCCCCTCCTCCTCCTGGGTGCGGCGCTTGTCGCGCCACTCTCGCCGCTCGTCGCGCAGGGCGAATCCATCGATACCGCGATGATCGCGAAGATCCGCGACGTGGGGCTCAATCACTCCCAGGTCATGAACCACATGGTCTGGCTGGCCGACGTGTACGGGCCGCGGCTCGAGGGGAGTCCGGCCATCGAGCGGGCCGGCGAGTGGGCCATGAAGACCCTCGAGTCGTGGGGGCTCACCAACGTCCACGAGGAGCGCTTCCCGTTCGGCAAGGGGTGGGCCCTGGTGCACTTCGACGCCGAGATGGTGGCGCCGCAGGAGCAGCCGATCATCGCCATGCCCAAGGCCTGGACGCCGGGCACGAACGGGCCGGTGGTGGCCGACGTGGTGCGGCCCGACATCCGGACCGAGGCGGACTTCGCGAAGTATCGCGGCACGTTGCGCGGCAAGATCGTGCTCACGCAGCCGGCGCGCACGGTGCGGATGCTCACCGGGAAGATCATCCTCACGTACACGCCGGAGATGATCGACGAGATGATGACGCCGCTGCCGCTGGGGTGGAAGCCGCCGGTGCGGCGGCCGGGACCGGCGCAGGCGTTCCAACGCAAGCTGCTGAAGTTCTACAAGGACGAGGGCGTGGTGGCGCTGCTCGATCGCGGGATGGACGCCGATACCGTGACCGGCGGAAGCGATCTCTCGTGGTATGCGCAGCACACCGACGGGGGCACGTTCATGGTGCAGGCGGGCGGCCCGCACGACGCCTCGGCGGGGCAGGGGCTTCCCGAGATCACGCTCGCGGTGGAGCACTATAACCGGATGGTGCGCATCCTCGACGTGGGCGTGCCGGTGAAGATGCGGCTCGACGTGCAGACGAAGTTCTACGACGAGACGACGCCGCGCGGATTCAACATCGTGGGCGACATCCCGGGCACCGACCCGGTGCTCAAGCACCAGATCGTGATGATCGGCGCCCACTTCGATTCCTGGCATGGCGGCACGGGCGCCACCGACAACGGGGCCGGCGACGCGGCGATGATGGAGGCCATGCGCATTCTCGAAACCGTCGGCGCGAAGCCGCGCCGCACCATCCGTATCGCGCTCTGGGGCGGCGAGGAGGAGGGGCTGCTCGGGTCGAAGGCGTATGCCAGGGAACACATCGGCGATGCCGCCACGGGCACGCTCAAGCCGGGGTACGACACCTTCGACGCGTACTACAACCTGGACAACGGCAGCGGCAAGATCCGCGGCATCTGGATGGAGGACAACGCCGCCGTGGCGCCGATCTTCAAGGCGTTCCTGGCGCCGTTCCGCGACCTGGGCGTGGATCTGTTCAGCCCGCGCCCCGTGCGGTCCACCGATCACGAGACCTTCTCGGCAGGATTCGGGCTGCCGTCGTTCCAGTTCGTGCAGGATCGCCTGGAATACGCGGCGCGCACGCATCACACGAACATGGACGTCGTGGACCGCGTCCAGCCCGGCGACATGAAACAGATGTCGACGATCGTCGCGGCGATGGCCTGGCTCACCGCCGAGCGCGGCGCGATGTTGCCGCGCAATCCACTGCCCAAGCCCGAAGGAACAGGAGCGGGCGGCCCGGGGTCCAAGTGA